A DNA window from Brenneria izadpanahii contains the following coding sequences:
- a CDS encoding PTS lactose/cellobiose transporter subunit IIA, whose amino-acid sequence MDIETRMIELIVKSGEARSCSMEALRASSKGEWEQVNQLLKMATIAIRKAQAIQTEFIGGNGNNGKINFDLIIVHAQDHLMNATLCRELAEEIIALRKELHAAKNNNS is encoded by the coding sequence ATGGATATAGAAACACGGATGATTGAGCTGATCGTTAAGTCTGGTGAAGCCCGCTCCTGTTCCATGGAGGCGTTACGCGCCTCCAGTAAAGGGGAATGGGAGCAGGTAAACCAACTATTAAAGATGGCGACAATCGCTATTCGCAAGGCGCAGGCGATCCAGACGGAATTTATTGGCGGTAATGGCAATAATGGAAAAATCAATTTTGACCTCATCATCGTACATGCGCAGGATCACCTGATGAATGCAACATTGTGTCGTGAGTTGGCGGAAGAGATCATTGCTCTCAGAAAAGAGTTGCATGCAGCGAAGAACAATAATAGTTAA